Proteins co-encoded in one Metabacillus sp. KUDC1714 genomic window:
- a CDS encoding PTS sugar transporter subunit IIC — MGVVNFIIENILTQASVTIALIAMLGLILQKKSTGQVISGSLKTMLGFMVLSAGSSIIVGSLIYFGHIFTEGFHMQGIIPSIEAINGQAMNELGLGRDIALTFLAIFVFNIIIARFTKWKYIFLTGQAILWMATMTTVFGYFAGLRGLALILVGGFIGGVFAVAMPAIAQPFVRKITGMDDIALGHFCTVGYVFEAGVAKLVGGKGDKKKSVEDLKLPAQFEFLQDTYLSLMVVMTPLYIITAAFAGEEFASTLSGDTHYLMFAFLQSIQFVVGVYVLLAGVRLLLGEIVPAFRGIAMRLVPNAKPALDCPVLFPFSPNAVIVGFITTTIGSIIAMFVLPVFGLAMILPGMLTAFFAGGTAGIFGNLTGGIRGAIIGGIVHGFFITLLPALLVTTFNSMGFVNATATDVDTVTAALLYAWLIGPLLKAF, encoded by the coding sequence ATGGGTGTAGTTAATTTTATTATCGAGAATATTTTGACACAGGCATCAGTCACCATCGCGTTGATTGCTATGTTGGGATTAATTTTGCAAAAGAAGTCAACAGGGCAAGTTATTTCTGGTTCGTTAAAGACGATGTTAGGGTTTATGGTATTGTCAGCCGGTTCTAGCATTATTGTTGGTAGTTTAATATATTTCGGTCATATTTTTACAGAAGGTTTCCATATGCAAGGGATTATTCCTTCGATTGAAGCTATTAACGGTCAAGCAATGAATGAGTTAGGTTTAGGTCGTGATATCGCACTAACTTTCTTAGCTATCTTTGTTTTTAATATCATCATTGCACGGTTCACTAAATGGAAATACATCTTTTTAACTGGTCAGGCAATTCTTTGGATGGCTACTATGACAACAGTATTTGGTTACTTTGCAGGTTTACGTGGTCTTGCTTTGATTTTAGTAGGCGGTTTCATTGGGGGTGTCTTTGCGGTAGCAATGCCTGCAATTGCACAACCATTTGTTCGTAAAATTACTGGAATGGATGATATTGCTTTAGGTCACTTTTGTACAGTTGGGTATGTGTTTGAAGCAGGAGTAGCGAAACTTGTTGGGGGAAAAGGCGATAAGAAAAAATCTGTTGAAGATTTGAAATTACCAGCTCAATTTGAATTCTTACAAGATACCTATCTATCTTTGATGGTGGTAATGACTCCACTTTACATTATTACAGCAGCGTTTGCAGGTGAAGAGTTCGCTTCTACATTATCAGGAGATACCCACTATTTAATGTTTGCGTTCTTACAATCTATCCAATTCGTAGTTGGGGTGTATGTATTATTAGCAGGGGTTCGCTTACTACTAGGTGAAATTGTTCCGGCATTTAGAGGGATTGCCATGCGATTGGTTCCAAATGCAAAGCCTGCATTAGATTGTCCAGTCCTATTCCCTTTTAGCCCCAATGCAGTCATTGTAGGGTTTATCACAACTACTATAGGCTCGATTATTGCAATGTTTGTATTACCTGTCTTTGGGTTAGCAATGATCTTACCAGGTATGCTTACAGCTTTCTTCGCGGGTGGTACTGCCGGTATATTCGGTAACTTAACAGGTGGTATTCGTGGAGCAATTATTGGTGGTATTGTACATGGTTTCTTCATTACATTATTACCAGCACTGTTAGTAACGACTTTCAATTCTATGGGATTTGTCAATGCAACAGCTACAGATGTTGATACAGTAACAGCTGCTTTACTATATGCATGGCTCATTGGTCCACTTTTAAAAGCTTTCTAG
- a CDS encoding YibE/F family protein, with protein sequence MTYKQILFYTILTLCFAVSIVFVNHNYSFYERPIAKVIETNLEDTTESIDIHDNEDKIFTQSIIAELKNGEEKRHLIHLTNEYSSSGGYDQEYHVGNDLFVSIDSNTVQNKELTGTINDVKRDKYVLIIAWIFIFTLLFVGKKQGLFSIISLAVNAILLSYSLDIYLKTSNMSLLLICSISVILFTGISLLLVNGFNEKTFAAIVATLLGTFISLLITYLVMWLTAEEGLRYEEMQFLTRPYKMVFMAGVLIGSLGAVMDVAITMSSSIFGLYENNNSIPIKALKTSGLDIGKDIMGTMTNILFFAYISGSIPMLILYLTNDSPLAFTLSMNLSLELARALAGGIGIVLTIPIGLYTSIFFVNRKRARL encoded by the coding sequence ATGACTTATAAACAAATTCTTTTTTACACCATACTAACACTTTGCTTTGCCGTCTCAATTGTTTTTGTTAATCACAATTATTCATTCTATGAACGTCCTATAGCCAAAGTCATCGAAACGAACTTGGAAGATACAACTGAAAGTATTGATATCCATGATAACGAGGATAAGATATTCACTCAGAGTATAATAGCCGAATTGAAAAATGGAGAAGAAAAAAGACATCTTATCCACTTAACTAATGAGTATTCATCATCCGGAGGCTATGATCAAGAATATCATGTTGGGAATGATTTGTTTGTTTCGATTGATTCAAACACAGTACAAAATAAAGAGTTAACTGGAACCATAAATGACGTTAAACGTGATAAATATGTTTTGATTATTGCATGGATTTTTATCTTCACTTTACTTTTCGTTGGCAAAAAACAAGGGTTGTTTTCTATCATAAGTTTGGCAGTCAATGCCATTTTATTATCATATTCATTAGATATTTATCTGAAAACATCAAACATGAGTTTGTTATTGATATGCAGTATAAGTGTTATTTTATTTACAGGCATTTCTTTGTTACTCGTTAACGGTTTTAATGAAAAAACATTTGCAGCTATTGTTGCGACCTTGTTAGGAACTTTTATTTCGCTGTTAATTACCTATCTTGTTATGTGGTTAACTGCTGAAGAAGGACTTCGATATGAAGAAATGCAATTTCTAACCCGGCCTTATAAAATGGTGTTTATGGCAGGGGTATTAATCGGATCTTTAGGAGCCGTAATGGATGTAGCCATTACAATGTCTTCTTCTATCTTTGGGTTATATGAAAATAATAATAGCATCCCAATAAAAGCACTGAAAACGTCAGGATTGGATATTGGTAAAGATATTATGGGAACCATGACAAATATATTGTTTTTTGCATATATAAGTGGTTCCATCCCAATGCTTATTTTATATTTGACGAATGATTCTCCATTGGCGTTTACACTTTCCATGAACCTTTCATTGGAATTAGCTCGAGCCTTAGCGGGTGGTATTGGAATCGTGTTAACGATTCCGATAGGTTTATATACATCTATTTTTTTCGTTAATAGAAAGAGGGCAAGATTATGA
- a CDS encoding BglG family transcription antiterminator has product MKERTQRVLTRFLTVNTFLTCEDLSKEFNISERTFRNELVLINKYLEENNYPSITTTRGKGLKLELSEMDREKLLSKIGDDRETDYYRPNERFLALLLDIADTTKTTLLFEMEEKLQVSKSTLDEDMRKLRQFLKEYGISVVSLTKQGIVLKGDERSIRTMLYDVINSMTDIANLLGYRDIDAVNTFADRFVLDYLDTSALRVIGEHYDDVFEKSRVEINHVYRNQSILFLGIWVRRLQEGNTLRELAKVRAEIREDPVRNFVDSICIEFGLYPSLNEIKYTTFTIESFNPKDMNNSFDWVTAQLLAIQLIEHVEKVTRIPFSQREEDLYEGLYKHITGLLSRAKNDLQVFNPLKDTIKESYAEIYQAVTYFSKQIEDYIKKPLSEDEIGFLTVYFSTSASQIKQKEQYVYQAVVLCNHGISTGKLLAANLKEQFNIEIVAVLSSYELAFIDKLDVDLVFTTISIDYPRKPVLLLNPILRESDKKEIKDFLLKNKNKRRIVSNKLDATKLMQDILMLIVESGGKVTQESYHKVEDTFKEHHLKINTREIQPMLQDILRDSNILLKQECKDWKEAITKSAQVLLTEEVIEERYIDAMIKSVEEYGPYIVVGKHLALAHARPEDGVNKLGVSVMTLKEPVNFGNPDNDPVKIVFCLAAVDSYSHLNVMKNLIELINDEEKLDQLITAQNINMFKQVLYGSEVME; this is encoded by the coding sequence ATGAAAGAACGAACTCAACGAGTACTAACAAGATTTTTGACAGTAAATACCTTTTTGACTTGTGAGGATTTAAGTAAAGAGTTCAATATTAGTGAGCGTACTTTCCGAAATGAATTGGTCCTAATTAATAAATACCTAGAAGAAAATAACTATCCGTCGATTACGACGACAAGAGGGAAAGGGTTGAAATTAGAGCTGTCAGAGATGGATCGAGAAAAGCTCCTGTCTAAAATTGGGGATGACAGAGAAACAGATTATTATAGGCCCAATGAACGGTTTCTTGCCTTACTTTTAGATATTGCCGATACTACAAAAACGACATTGCTTTTTGAAATGGAAGAAAAACTGCAGGTATCGAAAAGTACATTAGATGAGGATATGAGAAAACTACGTCAGTTTTTAAAGGAGTATGGTATTTCTGTAGTGAGTTTAACGAAGCAAGGAATTGTATTAAAAGGTGATGAACGATCAATACGCACTATGTTGTACGACGTGATTAATAGTATGACAGATATTGCAAATCTCTTGGGATACCGAGATATTGATGCAGTGAATACCTTTGCAGACCGATTTGTTCTTGATTATTTGGATACAAGTGCATTGAGGGTCATTGGAGAACATTATGACGATGTCTTTGAAAAGTCAAGAGTAGAGATTAATCATGTATATCGAAATCAAAGCATTCTATTTTTAGGGATATGGGTAAGGCGGTTGCAAGAAGGAAATACCCTTAGGGAATTAGCCAAAGTAAGAGCCGAGATAAGAGAAGATCCAGTCAGAAACTTTGTCGATTCCATCTGTATAGAGTTTGGTTTATATCCATCATTAAATGAAATTAAATATACTACCTTTACAATCGAATCGTTTAATCCAAAAGATATGAATAATTCATTCGATTGGGTTACAGCACAATTATTAGCTATTCAATTAATTGAACATGTAGAAAAGGTAACCAGAATTCCTTTTTCTCAGAGAGAAGAAGATTTGTATGAAGGTTTGTATAAGCATATCACAGGGTTATTAAGCAGGGCGAAGAATGATTTACAGGTATTTAATCCGTTAAAAGACACTATTAAAGAATCCTATGCCGAAATTTATCAGGCAGTCACTTACTTTAGTAAGCAAATAGAAGACTACATCAAAAAGCCATTATCAGAAGATGAGATCGGGTTTTTGACCGTTTATTTTTCAACTTCTGCTAGCCAGATAAAGCAGAAAGAACAATATGTTTATCAGGCGGTTGTGCTTTGTAATCATGGGATTTCAACTGGAAAGCTATTGGCTGCAAATTTGAAAGAGCAATTCAATATCGAGATTGTAGCTGTATTGAGTTCGTATGAACTAGCCTTTATTGACAAGCTGGATGTTGATTTAGTTTTTACAACCATTTCAATTGATTATCCAAGAAAACCTGTATTATTACTTAATCCGATTTTAAGAGAAAGTGATAAGAAGGAAATTAAAGATTTTTTACTCAAAAATAAGAATAAGAGAAGAATCGTTTCCAATAAGTTAGATGCCACAAAGCTAATGCAGGATATTCTGATGTTAATTGTTGAAAGCGGTGGGAAGGTAACACAGGAGAGCTATCACAAAGTAGAAGATACTTTTAAAGAACATCATTTGAAAATTAATACAAGGGAGATACAGCCGATGTTGCAGGATATTTTGAGGGATTCCAACATTCTACTAAAGCAAGAATGCAAAGACTGGAAAGAGGCGATTACGAAGTCTGCCCAGGTATTGTTAACAGAAGAGGTCATTGAAGAACGATATATAGATGCCATGATTAAATCTGTGGAAGAGTATGGGCCTTATATAGTAGTAGGGAAGCATTTAGCGTTAGCGCACGCAAGGCCGGAAGATGGAGTAAATAAATTAGGTGTAAGTGTTATGACATTAAAGGAACCGGTGAATTTCGGAAATCCTGATAATGATCCGGTGAAAATTGTCTTTTGTCTAGCAGCAGTGGATTCTTATTCGCATCTAAATGTGATGAAAAATCTGATTGAGTTAATTAATGATGAAGAGAAATTGGACCAATTGATTACAGCACAAAATATAAACATGTTTAAGCAGGTGTTATATGGAAGTGAAGTAATGGAGTAA
- a CDS encoding spore germination protein — MLRKNNNFIPISENVDENIQNLENEFGNSADLSIRKLKFSTNSNVSIIHIEGIVDEQSINENVIKPLIHLLKEIESTNTTKDLVDQIIQIISVASINIILDWSELLDRILAGNTVILINGNTKAITVGTQKIQSRSITEPTTQTVIKGPKDSFTENISTNISLVRARIQNSKLRLERTKVGSVTKTDIGIMYIEGIADKNMVMEAMSRIKKIELNGILDSNYIEEVIRDNRNTIFPLLQNSERPDTVVANLLEGRIAILIQGTPFVLIIPVFFIQFFQSSEDYYENSIFSSFVRLIRIGSFFVNMYASAIYLALITHHHGLIPTTLMVSLMAQRERVPFPAIVELLIMELAFEVLREAGVRMPRAIGPAVSIVGALILGQAAVEAGFVSAAIVIIVATSAISSFTIPNTSIVNIARGLRFMIICSSAFIGFYGILLISLCILLHICSLRSLGVPYFAPFAPLRIDEQRDGLIRFPIISALRKSPVNKSNETRVNIRRDQK; from the coding sequence GTGTTACGAAAAAATAATAATTTTATTCCAATTAGCGAGAATGTAGATGAAAATATCCAAAACCTAGAGAATGAATTCGGAAACAGTGCCGATTTATCTATTAGAAAACTCAAATTTTCCACTAATTCAAATGTTTCCATCATACATATTGAAGGTATAGTAGACGAACAAAGCATAAATGAAAATGTGATCAAACCACTTATACACCTTCTTAAAGAAATCGAGTCTACCAATACTACAAAAGACTTGGTGGATCAAATCATTCAAATTATATCTGTAGCCTCCATCAATATTATTTTAGACTGGTCTGAACTCTTAGATCGTATTTTGGCTGGAAATACAGTGATTTTGATTAATGGCAATACAAAGGCAATAACTGTTGGTACACAAAAAATTCAATCCCGTTCTATTACTGAACCAACTACCCAAACAGTAATTAAGGGTCCAAAGGATAGTTTTACAGAGAATATAAGTACAAACATTTCATTAGTTCGTGCACGAATTCAAAATTCAAAATTAAGGCTTGAACGTACAAAAGTAGGAAGCGTGACAAAAACGGATATTGGCATTATGTATATTGAGGGAATTGCGGATAAGAACATGGTTATGGAAGCTATGTCCAGGATAAAGAAGATTGAGTTAAACGGTATACTTGATTCCAATTATATAGAAGAGGTTATTCGAGACAACAGAAATACAATTTTTCCTCTTTTGCAGAATTCTGAGAGGCCAGATACTGTTGTTGCGAATTTATTAGAAGGCAGAATTGCTATTCTCATACAAGGGACACCATTTGTCTTAATTATACCGGTATTCTTCATCCAGTTTTTTCAATCATCAGAAGATTATTATGAAAACAGTATTTTTAGTTCTTTTGTAAGATTGATTCGAATTGGCTCATTTTTTGTGAATATGTATGCATCTGCAATCTATTTAGCTTTAATCACACACCATCATGGATTAATCCCCACTACATTAATGGTTTCGTTAATGGCCCAAAGAGAGAGGGTTCCGTTTCCAGCAATCGTTGAATTATTAATTATGGAACTAGCATTTGAAGTGCTAAGAGAGGCTGGAGTACGTATGCCTAGAGCAATTGGTCCTGCTGTTTCTATTGTAGGAGCACTCATTTTAGGGCAAGCAGCAGTTGAGGCTGGATTTGTTTCAGCTGCAATTGTTATCATTGTAGCCACTTCTGCAATTAGTAGCTTTACGATTCCGAATACAAGTATTGTGAATATTGCGAGAGGGCTACGTTTTATGATAATTTGCAGCTCTGCTTTTATTGGTTTTTATGGAATTTTACTAATTTCATTATGTATTTTACTACATATATGTAGTTTACGATCGTTAGGTGTACCTTATTTCGCTCCTTTTGCACCTTTAAGAATAGATGAACAAAGAGATGGTTTAATTCGTTTTCCAATTATTTCAGCGCTTAGGAAATCACCGGTAAATAAATC
- a CDS encoding YibE/F family protein — MSVLVLMAAILFLLMILIGGKKGARSFIALFLNFGVLFLTILFMTDPNVDPITLTVISSTVISCITLFYINEVNRKTTAAFISTIITIVISLFFIVIVTENSMIQGFGEEEIEELSMFSIYIGVDFVKVGAAMIIMSTIGAITDVAISIASPMREISHHNPLISRKDLFTFGLSIGKDILGTNTNTLFFAFFGGYLALIIWFKDLSYSIGEIVNSKVFSVEMITILCAGIGIALVIPITSLITAYFFVKTRE; from the coding sequence ATGAGTGTATTAGTATTAATGGCTGCCATTTTATTTCTATTGATGATCCTTATTGGTGGAAAAAAAGGGGCACGGTCTTTTATTGCTTTATTTTTAAACTTTGGTGTACTCTTTCTTACTATTCTTTTTATGACAGATCCAAATGTTGATCCGATTACCTTAACAGTGATTTCATCTACAGTGATTAGTTGTATAACTCTATTTTATATTAATGAAGTGAACCGCAAAACAACAGCAGCATTCATTTCTACTATTATCACTATTGTTATTTCACTCTTTTTTATTGTTATCGTGACAGAAAATTCCATGATTCAGGGGTTTGGTGAAGAAGAAATAGAGGAGCTTAGCATGTTTTCCATTTATATTGGAGTAGACTTTGTTAAAGTTGGAGCTGCCATGATTATCATGAGTACAATAGGTGCGATTACTGATGTTGCCATTTCCATTGCATCACCAATGCGCGAAATATCTCATCATAATCCATTAATTAGTAGGAAGGATTTATTCACATTTGGATTAAGTATTGGGAAGGATATCTTAGGAACAAATACAAATACGTTATTTTTCGCCTTCTTTGGAGGCTATCTGGCATTAATTATCTGGTTTAAAGATTTATCTTATTCTATTGGGGAAATTGTAAATTCAAAAGTATTTAGTGTTGAAATGATCACTATACTTTGTGCCGGAATTGGTATAGCTCTGGTTATTCCAATTACTTCGTTGATAACTGCCTATTTTTTTGTGAAAACAAGAGAATAA
- a CDS encoding LysE family translocator yields the protein MSIIAFLSYVIITSITPGPSNILMMNEARRFGFLGSWRFMIGILAGFAALGIMSGVFTTGLYNLVPIIEPYFKIAGAIYLLYLAWQVGLSKSSKENFSDVKSSFLSGFIFQIINVKSILFFLTVMSAFILPFNHSSKSIVFYLSLAIFLGWLALLLWSGFGSLFKSFFTKHDKSFRFIMCLLLIYSAVTIFL from the coding sequence ATGAGTATAATAGCGTTTCTTTCGTATGTGATTATTACATCAATTACACCGGGGCCAAGTAACATCTTAATGATGAATGAAGCGAGAAGATTTGGCTTTTTAGGGTCATGGAGGTTTATGATTGGTATCTTGGCAGGATTTGCGGCACTTGGGATTATGAGTGGAGTATTTACAACTGGTCTATACAATTTAGTTCCAATTATAGAGCCATATTTTAAAATTGCCGGTGCAATATATCTACTCTATTTGGCTTGGCAGGTGGGTCTTTCAAAAAGTTCCAAGGAGAATTTTAGTGATGTGAAATCTTCCTTTTTATCAGGCTTTATCTTTCAAATTATAAATGTTAAAAGCATATTGTTCTTTTTAACAGTGATGAGTGCTTTTATTCTGCCGTTCAATCATTCTAGTAAATCTATTGTCTTCTATTTATCTTTAGCCATTTTTCTAGGTTGGTTAGCGTTGCTTCTATGGTCAGGGTTTGGCTCGCTATTCAAAAGTTTTTTTACCAAACATGATAAGTCATTTCGGTTCATTATGTGCTTGTTATTGATTTATTCTGCGGTTACTATTTTTCTGTGA
- a CDS encoding PTS sugar transporter subunit IIB, translated as MKKVNILFVCGAGLGSSFACQMAAEDVLSKLGVNAKLDHSDISSAVSVKPDIIITAQNFKSQFEKFSVDPKQTTIVYLRNIVSKPEIEEKITPVLREKGVIA; from the coding sequence ATGAAAAAAGTAAATATCTTATTTGTATGTGGAGCAGGTTTAGGAAGCAGTTTTGCTTGTCAAATGGCGGCAGAGGATGTATTAAGCAAATTAGGTGTCAATGCCAAGCTAGATCATAGTGATATCTCGTCTGCTGTTTCAGTAAAACCCGATATTATTATTACGGCACAGAATTTCAAATCCCAATTTGAAAAATTTTCAGTTGATCCGAAACAAACGACAATTGTTTATTTGAGAAATATTGTATCTAAGCCAGAGATTGAAGAAAAAATCACCCCAGTATTAAGGGAAAAAGGCGTTATAGCTTAA
- a CDS encoding class II fructose-bisphosphate aldolase, whose protein sequence is MYTTLKDVTLRAEELNYTVGSFNAHNLEMLPDMIRAAKEQGAPIIIQTSIDTAKYIGHENIVAVCKTMATNEMVDVVLHLDHARDFDDIKEAINKGYTSVMFDGSHLPFKENIMKTRAVVEYAHKYGVSVEGELGTIGGTEEGIHVDENDKVYTDPKDAEEFVKATGVDALAIAIGTNHGQYKSKTEVNLPLLKEINAVVDVPLVIHGGTGVNEMDIHELINNGIRKFNVGTELLVAWTKTAKETFGETKVTKSLRHNIIPCNHAVKEIVKHKIGIFMNKEDRTLQVK, encoded by the coding sequence ATGTATACAACATTAAAAGACGTAACACTTAGAGCTGAAGAATTGAATTATACAGTTGGTTCATTTAATGCACATAATTTAGAGATGTTACCGGATATGATCCGTGCAGCAAAAGAGCAAGGAGCGCCAATTATTATACAAACAAGTATAGATACTGCGAAATATATTGGTCATGAAAATATCGTTGCTGTATGTAAAACGATGGCTACAAATGAAATGGTGGATGTGGTATTGCATTTAGACCATGCAAGGGATTTTGATGATATTAAAGAGGCAATCAATAAAGGATATACATCAGTGATGTTTGATGGTTCTCATTTACCATTCAAAGAGAACATTATGAAAACAAGAGCAGTAGTAGAATATGCACACAAATATGGTGTTTCAGTCGAGGGCGAACTAGGAACTATTGGCGGTACAGAAGAAGGGATACATGTAGATGAGAATGATAAGGTTTACACGGACCCAAAAGATGCAGAAGAGTTTGTTAAAGCAACAGGAGTAGATGCTTTGGCCATTGCAATTGGTACTAATCATGGTCAATATAAATCCAAAACAGAAGTTAATTTACCACTATTAAAAGAAATCAACGCTGTAGTAGATGTACCTTTAGTTATTCACGGAGGTACAGGTGTTAATGAAATGGATATACATGAGTTAATTAATAACGGGATTCGTAAATTTAATGTGGGTACTGAATTATTAGTAGCATGGACGAAAACAGCAAAAGAAACATTCGGAGAAACAAAAGTAACTAAATCATTACGACATAATATTATTCCATGTAACCATGCAGTAAAAGAAATTGTCAAACATAAAATCGGAATCTTCATGAATAAAGAAGACCGTACCCTTCAAGTAAAATAA
- a CDS encoding AAA family ATPase: protein MDKVLILLAGLPGTGKTYLSNIINSTLGLFYNLSQDNLKESYCDMYGYRNLEEKQKIEKIAWAKYYEIMEQQMQVGSNIMSDYPFSQKQKPHIQQLVERYGYEVVTIRLIADLDVLFERQKNRDLDPTRHLSHIVTSYKKGDHLADRRNADNLLNYDEFIKRCTTRGYDTFELGKLYEMDVSDYTKVNYSRLLEDLLKMEN from the coding sequence ATGGATAAAGTCTTAATCTTATTAGCGGGTTTACCAGGAACAGGAAAAACCTACTTGAGTAATATCATCAATAGTACATTAGGGTTATTTTATAATCTTTCTCAGGATAACTTGAAAGAATCTTATTGTGATATGTATGGTTATCGTAATTTAGAAGAAAAGCAGAAGATTGAAAAAATAGCATGGGCGAAGTACTATGAAATAATGGAACAGCAAATGCAAGTAGGTAGCAATATTATGTCTGATTATCCTTTTAGTCAGAAACAAAAACCCCATATTCAGCAATTAGTAGAAAGATACGGTTATGAGGTTGTTACTATTCGATTAATTGCAGATTTAGATGTTTTATTTGAACGACAAAAAAACCGAGATTTAGATCCGACAAGGCATTTGAGTCATATCGTAACTTCCTACAAAAAAGGGGATCACTTAGCTGATAGAAGAAATGCTGATAACTTATTAAACTATGATGAATTTATAAAAAGATGTACAACTAGAGGATATGATACGTTTGAATTAGGTAAGTTATATGAAATGGATGTATCAGATTATACAAAAGTGAATTATTCTAGGTTGTTGGAAGATCTTTTAAAGATGGAGAATTAA
- a CDS encoding LysR family transcriptional regulator → MEIRHLITFQAIVEIGSYTGAATKLGYTQSTLTSHIQALEREIDGELFTYINRNLHLTHLGRELIPLAEDLLSTHEQIKNMRSTNQVKGVLKVAAPESLTISRLGPIIREYSLKYPNVKLILTNGTCGQNQIDLMSGRVDVAFMVYPEIKPEKCIHYSLIEEKIVLVNGNSGPAHFDEYKKNNTNHYFITNEEGCSYRSMFERYLLKHGVHNFQTMELWSIEAIKQIVMSGLGFSALPYMTVKEDVENGNLKVLPHSEKFEPIYSHMLIKKKKWLSPAIEAFVELVINSISETDKDMFVQDQEIELIKQS, encoded by the coding sequence ATGGAAATTAGACACCTTATAACATTTCAAGCTATTGTAGAAATAGGAAGTTATACAGGGGCTGCTACGAAGTTAGGTTATACTCAATCTACACTAACTTCACATATACAGGCTCTTGAACGTGAGATTGATGGGGAGCTTTTTACTTATATAAATAGAAATTTGCATCTTACTCATTTAGGGAGAGAATTAATACCTTTAGCCGAGGATTTACTTTCCACTCACGAACAGATTAAGAACATGCGAAGCACCAACCAGGTTAAGGGAGTACTAAAAGTGGCTGCACCAGAGTCTTTAACAATCTCTAGGTTAGGCCCAATAATAAGGGAATATTCCTTAAAATATCCTAATGTTAAATTAATATTAACCAACGGTACTTGTGGGCAAAACCAAATTGACTTAATGAGTGGACGAGTAGATGTTGCATTCATGGTCTATCCAGAAATAAAACCTGAAAAATGCATTCATTATTCGTTAATTGAGGAAAAAATCGTTCTTGTAAATGGAAATAGCGGTCCAGCACACTTTGATGAATATAAAAAAAATAACACCAACCATTATTTCATTACAAATGAAGAAGGTTGTAGTTATCGGTCAATGTTCGAAAGATATCTTTTAAAGCATGGAGTGCACAACTTTCAAACAATGGAGCTATGGAGTATAGAAGCAATCAAACAGATTGTTATGAGTGGACTTGGATTTTCTGCCTTGCCATATATGACAGTTAAAGAAGATGTAGAGAATGGTAATCTAAAAGTCTTGCCTCATTCTGAAAAATTTGAACCAATTTATTCTCATATGCTGATCAAAAAGAAAAAGTGGTTATCTCCTGCTATAGAAGCTTTTGTGGAACTTGTTATAAATTCGATTAGTGAAACTGATAAAGATATGTTTGTTCAAGATCAAGAAATAGAATTAATCAAGCAAAGCTAA